The Gottschalkia purinilytica genome segment AACCTGATGGAATACATCCTAAAAGTAAGTTTTATAAAATATGGTTGGATTATGTTAAAAATAATATAAATTAGTATAAAGAAGAAAGGAAGGATAACAAATGATAAGACTTAAAAAAAGCAGAATTAAAAAATTTATGGCAGGAACATTAGCTACTATTTTAATAGCGGGGGCATTGTCAGGATGTTCAACAAAGAGCAAAGAGACTAAAAATGTTTCTGTTAAAGAAATAAGTAAAAAGGTAGTTGAAAGCATAGATACTTCTAACATGAAAAAAGAAGATGGAAATAAATTAGAAAAACTTTATGGAATCAAGCCAGAAGATGTAGAAGAATTTACAGTTTATTCTCCTAAATCCAATCTTAAAGCAGATGAAATAGCTATAATTAAAGCTAAAGATTCAAATGATGTAGATAAAATAAAAGAAAAAATTGAAGAAAGAATTAAGAAACAAGAATCTAGCTTTAAAGATTACTTACCAGATGAATATTTTTTAATAGAAAAACACGTTTTAAAAACAAATGGAAACTATATATTCCTTGCTATCTCTAAGGATGCAGAAAAAGCAGAAAATGCCTTTGATGAGTCTATTAAATAGTATATGAAAAAGCGTTAGGAATTGACTTAGGAGGGATGATAGTTGGTTTTTAGTAGTTTAATTTTTATTTTTATGTTTTTACCAATAACGCTTTTTATGTACTATATTTCACCTAAACCTGCTAGAAATTTGGTTTTGTTTATAGTCAGCTTAATATTTTATGCTTGGGGAGAACCATTATATATAACTATAATGCTATTTTCTACAGTATTTGACTATATAAATGGACTATTAATAGAAAAATATAGAGATAGAAAGAACATATGTAAATCAGTTTTTATAAATTCTATTGTTATAAATTTAGCCATACTTTGCTTTTTTAAATATTATGGATTTGTAATTGATAATATTAATAGTTTATTTGATTTGCATTTAACTGTAAAAAGACTACCATTGCCTGTAGGTATATCTTTTTATACTTTTCAAACAATGTCGTATGTTATAGATGTTTATCTGAAAAAGGTTCCAGTTCAAAAGAACATAATATCTTTTGGCACTTATGTGACTATGTTCCCGCAATTGGTTGCTGGACCAATTGTTCAATACGGAGATATATCTAAACAATTGGATAATAGAAAAGAAAGTTTTGACATGTTTGGAGAAGGTGCAGAGAAGTTTATTACTGGTCTTTCAAAAAAAGTATTATTAGCAAATAATATAGGACTTTTATGGACAACCATAAAAGCTACTCCTACAAACGAACTTACAGTATTAGCTTCGTGGTTAGGTATAATAGCATTCACATTTCAAATATATTTTGATTTTAGTGGATATTCAGATATGGCCATAGGATTAGGAAAAATGTTTGGATTTGATCTAATGAAAAACTTTAATTATCCATATGTATCAAAAACTGTTACAGAGTTTTGGCGTAGATGGCATATTTCACTAGGATCTTGGTTTAGAGAGTATGTATACATACCTTTAGGTGGTAATAGAGTTGGTAAACTCAAACAATACAGAAACTTATTTGTAGTTTGGTTTTTGACAGGTTTTTGGCATGGAGCAAATTGGAACTTTATTTTATGGGGGCTTTATTTTGGCTTTTTTGTAACTATAGAAAAAGTATTTTTAATAAAATGGTTAAAAAATACACCTAAATTTATAGGGCATATATATACCTTATTAGTTGTAGTTGTTGGATGGGTAATATTTGAATTTGAAAGTATATTTCAAGGAGCTAATTATATAAAAACTATGTTTGGAATAGGTACTAAAGGACTATACGACAATACAGCTATTTATTACCTATATACAAATATTGTACTATTTATAATATTAGCTATTTGCTCAACACCAATACCTAATAGATTAATAATGTATTTAAAGAATAAATTAAATAGAATAGGAACTATAGCAATACCATCAGCTTATACTTTTTTAGCTTTTCTTTCTACAGCTTATTTAGTAAATGAAAGTTATAATCCATTTCTGTACTTTAGATTTTAATAATGGATTTATACTAAATAAGAAATGGGGTGTCAAGTTTGAATAAATACAGCAAAATATATAAATACAATATAGGAATACTGCTAATTGCATTTATAGGAACTATGATTATGTTAAATATATTTATTCCAAGTAAGAAATTTTCAGAATCAGAGAATAGGGTACTTGAGCAGTTACATCGGTTTTCCTTTGAACAACTTTTTAATGGGAAATTTACTTCTAACTTTGAAAAATATATTTCGGATCAATTTCCATTAAGAGATTTTTGGATAGGTGTTAAGTCTAATTCT includes the following:
- a CDS encoding MBOAT family O-acyltransferase, whose product is MVFSSLIFIFMFLPITLFMYYISPKPARNLVLFIVSLIFYAWGEPLYITIMLFSTVFDYINGLLIEKYRDRKNICKSVFINSIVINLAILCFFKYYGFVIDNINSLFDLHLTVKRLPLPVGISFYTFQTMSYVIDVYLKKVPVQKNIISFGTYVTMFPQLVAGPIVQYGDISKQLDNRKESFDMFGEGAEKFITGLSKKVLLANNIGLLWTTIKATPTNELTVLASWLGIIAFTFQIYFDFSGYSDMAIGLGKMFGFDLMKNFNYPYVSKTVTEFWRRWHISLGSWFREYVYIPLGGNRVGKLKQYRNLFVVWFLTGFWHGANWNFILWGLYFGFFVTIEKVFLIKWLKNTPKFIGHIYTLLVVVVGWVIFEFESIFQGANYIKTMFGIGTKGLYDNTAIYYLYTNIVLFIILAICSTPIPNRLIMYLKNKLNRIGTIAIPSAYTFLAFLSTAYLVNESYNPFLYFRF
- a CDS encoding DUF4358 domain-containing protein, yielding MIRLKKSRIKKFMAGTLATILIAGALSGCSTKSKETKNVSVKEISKKVVESIDTSNMKKEDGNKLEKLYGIKPEDVEEFTVYSPKSNLKADEIAIIKAKDSNDVDKIKEKIEERIKKQESSFKDYLPDEYFLIEKHVLKTNGNYIFLAISKDAEKAENAFDESIK